In Salvelinus namaycush isolate Seneca chromosome 12, SaNama_1.0, whole genome shotgun sequence, the DNA window aaagccctgacctcaatcctatagaaaatgtgtgggtagaactgaaaaagtgtgtgcgagcaaggaggcctacaaacctgactcagttacaccaactctgtcaggagaaatgggccaaaattcaaccaacttattgtgggaagcttgtggaaggctacccaaaacgtttgacccaagttaaacaatttaaaggcaatgctaccaaatactaattgagtgtatgtaaacttctgacccagtgggaatgtgatgaaagaaataaaagctgaaataaatcattctctctactattattctgacatttcacatttttaaaataaagtgatgatcctaactgacctaagacagggaatttttactaggattaaatgtcaggaattgtgaaaaactgagttgaaatgtatttggctaaagtgtatgtaaacttaaaCTTCTGACAACTGTATATAGTCGTGATCCCAGAATCCCTTGTTGTTAGGGGTCCTGTTGTTATCCCCTCTATTAGTTGCCAAAAACCTCACATTTACTGAAGTTTTCGCCACATTTGTTGATaaagaaatctgaaaatactctggatgcattgagtaacatgataagaatattcctggaaaatgtggggtaggtgctaaataaaacaaacaattcaaagaagagtcttcaccTATAAGATGCTTTTTGATCTCTCCTAGATGTGCCactgaggaactagagcaagcacacttgtagttttttgggttggaacacagccctgcatccctgccatcacacaattactgttgtttacCTAATCCAAAAACAttccattataaatcgcaatgTAGGTCAGGTAGGCataatttgaaagcttgttctattgccaacatgactagctaaattATAAAATACGATATTAccgtgttaggctttcacaatgcaattcagagaaacagatggTAATTTTTGTCCGCATAGTTaaggagtcatgagtgcattcaggtgcgtgTGACGACACAATAGACCAACAGGCTCATTCTGGtcagggtatgacgccatgtcatctggtaactgtacatcaaacatgatgatcataaacattgacattgtatatgacatgagttttctattatggaaatgtgaagtacACATTTGGACTGgcaggtgtttggcttgcttgtatgacatcaaagcggtatttattataatcctcaacgtctcatctttcaaaatacgtagagtcctcttaatttacagcatttccctcactccgacaacaaaaaattagcaaaagttgcccaattagtaGGAGGGGTACGTCGCTTTGCACCGCTGCGAGGTGCTCAAGTTTATAAtgactgtcagtcaaaacccacacAGCACTGTGAAGCGCAAAGCCAACGCTCTGACGTCATgaatagcatgttactgtacatccACTGTGTTCCAATTTAGATGTTTATCAGTGACCAAATCTGACATTTACAACCTGTGAATGGGTACATGTGTAGAGGGCTACGAGAACTGTCTGACTAGCACACAAGCTCACAACATTGCACCCTAATCCTCTAGTAACTCAAACATGGAGAACTCTATTCTATAGGATCATGTCATAAAATGCTATGAATTAGAAATGATTGCGTTTAGGAAATTGTTTAATACTTCTGCATCCTGCTATCCTGCTCAGTCTTGCTGTCTACATGAGTCCACCCTTGTCCCTACAGCCCATCCCCACCAGTCCCAACAGTGAGTCCAACACCCCGCCCAACAGCATGGGGACCATGGGGATGTCCTCTACGCTGGACAGTGGCCATGACGTATTCATCCTGTCCCCAGTCTCTGGCCTCTATGGACACAGGTGAGCCTACCAAACCCATACATACAGCTTCTGTTTACCTTACTGTTTAGTCCTGTTGCGCCTGCCTGATCTTCTCCATACCCTACCTGTTAATCACAGAGACGAGATAGGCATCATGTCCTGCGATGACATCAATAAGTACAGCATGGAAAAGATGGGTATGAAGGGCTCGGAGTCTCCCAGCTTCTACCTGGACCACGATGGGGGCAAGTACTTCACGTTGGTGGAGGAGGATTGTCTGGCCCTGGGGCAGGAGTACGAGACTAGGGGTCGCTCCACGGGGGTCAGGCGGAGGGACAGGACACCCACCCATGGTGAGTCACCCAGCCCAGATAGGTAGCACTACCAACCAACCACCCTCTTCTCTCTGTGCAGTAGTGTAATGTTAAAGGAGCATTGAAGAGTGGAATTCCAGGCGAGGTGGGTTGCTCTCCTCTCCTACCTTCATTTAAGCTCATTCTCCTACAGTGTATCCAGCTGTAAAGGGCACGTGGAGAACGTACAGTGAAGCCCTATGGCAATTGCTATGCATAGTAGAGATTATTATTATGCACCCCAGCGTATTCATGTTTCACAGAAACCCCTCCCTCTCACAGCCCAGCACCACCCTCCACGCCCACAGTCAGACATCCCCTGTCATTGCCCCTTCATCATCATCAGCACTGCAGCAGTAGGATGGCCAGCGTCAGGATGACATCACCTAAGATCAGCCTGACTATTCTACATGCCACCTCTGTCTGCACTTTACATGATGAGCTCATTCACAATACTGCATGGGACAACTCTGGAATATTTAGTGAGTGACACACTGTCTGTAAACACTGGGACAAGGAAAGGAGGTCTTTGCCAGCCCTTGACAATGTACAGTATTCTATCCGTCCATCAGACAGAAATGGCTGTCGAGGCTCAGTTGAGGCTCAGTTTGCCGTGTATTGTACAGTGTGTAGTGGTGCAGAGATAAATCCCTTTGGCTCTGCCAGACGGAGTGTTTTTCATGTTAACAGTCTGCCAGGGAAGTGACAGTGGATTCCTTCCAAGCCCATAATGGCTCCAAGCAGGGTACGATCTGCTCATCCCAGTCTGTGGAGGCACCATGTGTCATGATAAGGCCCATCACAGTCTCTCTCATgctcacacattcacacacgtGCAGCAGGTCTACTGTTTCCCCTTCACTCTAAAGCTCACTTCTTTTCAACTGGATTCCCATGCTATAACATACTCCTCTTATACCCCTTACTTTCCTGCCTGCACTTTAACCACTGTCAGGCAGACGTCCACCCACGCACAGCCactcctctctcaccatctctcaccctctcctctccctctcagtgagaCAGCCCCCACTCTTCCCTCAGCTCCTagctctccctcgctcttccCTCAGCTCCTAACTCTCCCTCCACTCACACCTCAGCTCCTAACTCTCCCTCCACTCACACCTCAGCTCCTAACTCTCCCTCCACTCACACCTCAGCTCCTAGCTCTCCCTCCGCTCTTCCCTCAGCTCCTAACTCTCCCTCCACTCTTCCCTCAGCTCCTAGCTCTCCCTTCGCTCTTCCCTCAGCTCCTAACTCTCCCTCCACTCTTCCCTCAGCTCCTAGCTCTCCCTTCGCTCTTCCCTCAGCTCCTAACTCTCCCTCCACTCTTCCCTCAGCTCCTAACTCTCCATCCACTCGTCCCTCAGCTCCTAACTCTCCCTCCACTCGTCCCTCAGCTTCTAACTCTCCCTCCACTCACACCTTAGCTCCTAACTCTCCCTCCACTTTTCCCTCAGCTCCTAACTCTCCCTGCACTCTTCCCTCAGCTCCTAACTCTCCCTCCACTCACACCTTAGCTCCTAACTCTCCCTCCACTTTTCTCTCAGCTCCTAACTCTCCCTCCACTTTTCCCTCAGCTTCTAACTCTCCCTCCACTCTTCCCTCAGCTCCTAACTCTCCCTCCACTCACACCTCagcccccatctctccctccactcacACCTCAGCTGACATGCTACTTGGACTTCTTTCCAGGTGACCTCAGGCCAGTTTCCATGCCAACGGATTACAACTGGATGGCAGAGACAAAGGAGCCAAATATGTACAAGAGAGGTAGCAGAGGTGGGTCCTTAAGTTCAGGTAGTCACCTCAGTACCCCCCTTAAATGCCTTGACTAGGAGAAGGAAGTAGCTTTTGTTTCACTGCTTCTGCAAAGTACAGACTCCTAATGAGGACCAATCACTGTCCCCACTGTCAACAACATGACTAATCATCTGCTTCTTTGGCAACCTTTTATTCATTTAACTGGAACTGCCACAAGTACTGGCATAGAGCACAAGGGTTTCTTTAGACTTTACATATAACCAGGGAATCTTGACAGAAACATGAATGCACATTTAGAACTATTTTTAAACTGTACTGTATAAAGATAAAGCTATCACAAGAAGCTCAgccatttttttttacaaaatgagATTCAATCTATTATATATAGACAACATGTTCATGTCAGGCATTAATTGAGTTGAAAACTCAATATTTGTTTTGCGCATGGCTGATTTCAGTGGTGTTTAGCTTTGTGAGACTATGTATAGCAGTTATGTTGAGTGAGCTGTAGTGAGAGCATCTCACTCCCACGACTTGTGTTATAAATAGCGAGTGCCGATACAAAGAACATATCTGCCTCCCTCTTCTCTGAAACCACACACTGTTGGAGGCCTGCCCTCACTGATGGAAGGTAACGTGACAGAGGTTGGTTTCTGTGGAAACATGCAGGTCTGTGAGGTTAATGAAGCTCTATGGACTAAAGCTATGGAAACAACATTAAACATTACCTCAGGGGCTGCTCACACTTTGACTCAACATCAGACCGCAAGTATCGAACCAGAAATCTTCTGAAAGTTtattttcctttcaaatgatgcTTCATTATACCTTTGGTAAGAGTTTGTTTTGCCATCAAGCATTTGAATGTGATAGGCACTCTAGGACTCCAAATGAACAAATAACAACCTCTCTGGGCTTCCAAATGACACAACTTTGCACCCCTCTTTCCATCCTTCCCTGACCTCTGCTAGACTCAGACAACTCCCTGCTACGTTACCTGAGCGATGACAAGATCCTGGTGATACAGGAGGAGCCAGATGTTTCCAGGGAATGCAAGCGGGACACTGGGCGGCGTTCCCGCAAGAAGAGCCACAACCCCAGCAGCCCCAGCTATCCCATCAGCCCATCCATGCTGGCCCCGCCCGTCAGACTGGACTCAGGACCCCCAGAGGGCCTGTCCTTCTCACTGCCTGAGAGCAACACTGTGCCAATGTACCACGTGAGTCATCACAGCTAGTGTTTTTGTCAACCTGCATCAAGAATGACATTATGGCTATTAACGCAGTCAGACATAGTGACATAATGGTTTGGCAATGCAGATTCAACATATTTGTGTCACAGAGCAGTTTTGTGGTTAAAGCCTTTTTGAGGTCACAATATTAGATAAGTGAGTCAGAAGTTTGCCACACTTCCACCCATACCACCTCTACTTCCACAACCCAAGACACCCCATGGTTCCTGACCCTGATCTTCTAATCTGCCTGCCTGGTCACAACTGGAAACACAGTCCACCCTCTGAGATGACAGTGTGCTAtgatctctctctcatatctctctctctctctctctctgatgcacTAATCTGCTCTTTACCTTTCTGCAGAGAGCTGGAGACACACTGAGAGCTGACACTGACAGGTGAGTGAGCAGTTCTTCTCCATGGGGTCAAGGAGACAATCTAGGCATGATTTTGTGAGGAACATTGATTTAtttgatgatttaaaaaaatgtatgtgtggGACTTGGTTTTTGCCTAAACTATGGAGGCTAGTTGTGTACCTTCCAATTTGGTTTGTATCATACTGCTATCAGTAAATTTAAAGCTTTTTTATCAACTATCAACATTTcactgatatatacagtactttaTATTGTGAATGTTTTGATATTGGATTTACAGTATATTAGTTACCCACTTCTGCAAATAATTTTTATTCAACCAATGACTCTTTTGAGTAAAGTAAATTGCTGTCATCCTGCATACCATCATATGAATAATCCTAGTTGAGATTATTTTTTGCCTTCAGTGTGTTGTTACAATTGATTAACTTAATTGAATTGGCCTCAAGGGAATGACATTTAAACATACATCATGAGGGTTGGCAAGCAGGCAATATTTCCTCCTTACCCTTCACTGACCTAAATCATATTTTCTGGTTCTATTTAAGAAACACTGTGCTTTGTTCCAATTGATGCTACAATCCAACCCAATTCAACATCTTGCCCACAGTCAATGTTCAGTAGGTGATCCAACCATGTAGTTATACAGTGGTACAGTAGGTCTGGCAGTAGAGAAGTCCTCTCAGCCATTTTTACAGTGATGAGTGCTGATTAAGGTGTTCATAAATGGCCAACATGCGCAGCACATCCCCTCAGCGGTTTCCGTTGTGCTGTGCTGAGCTCTACTGAGACACAGAGACTGGCTGAATTGTATTTCCTGCCACCTGCTCTGTGGTTTAGCTCACTTCTTTCACTTGCTGGAAACAATACAGTACTTGTCCAAATGTATCAGGCTTTAGTTTAGATCATTCTCTTTGGTAGAATGGATGCAATGGCGCTCAGTTTGTACACCGAGTATATGGGTAGGTGAAGTGCATGTTTTTTTATGTTCAAGTTATGTTCAAGCCAAGGTGTCAGTATGATGGTCAGATACCTGCTATGTGTTTGACATCCAGTCCACTGCATGTTACACACCCAAAAGAGATGTTTCTGTACCTAATACAATATGATTGACAGTAGGAAAGCTGGATCTGAGTGTATTACAAAAGTAAGTAGTGAGACTTATATTGAGAATGCTATGTGATGTCCATTCCTTCAGTCAGTGTCCATGTTTCAGTACCACGGTACCAACTGTCAGTAGAGCCATTTCCAGATGGGCATTCAGGCCAGCCCTGGGAATGATACAGCTACTAAGTTCTTTGGGATGAATTCTAGCATGAGATAGACTCAAACAAATCAATGTTTAATGTACTCCATGTAACTTATGCATTCATGTCAATGGAATATACATTCATATTTTACTCGCATACAGTAGATATGAAGTTACGATTCTGCTTTTTATGATGAATAATATCCATGTAAGGATTAGTTTGATACCAGTACAGGATGATCTCATGCACAGATAAAGAGGATTAGTATCCATTTTGTTGTAGGCTTACAAACCTGATCTCCCCTCTCCTCAGGTATGCTAGTTTTGGCATCGAAAGACAAGGAGGCTCATCCATGAGGAAGGTAAAGTCAAATATTTAAATACTACTGTTACTCCCCTGGTATGAGTCCTGTACTTTAGACACCTCTTCTAATCaaaccctctcctcttccctctccttgcAGTCATTTCACTATGCGTCTTTAAGGACTAAGACCAAAAAGAGAACCAAAGGTGAGACGTGGGATAAATCCATTCACTGTGAGGAttcttttgatgatccttggtcaATCATTTTATATTAGGATTTGTGATGGGTTTGAAATTATGCTAGTATTGAGGATATCATCCCGGGAATGTTTAGTGTGTCCATGTGTCTATGAGAATTCCCTGTGATATCCTGCTTTCCACCCAGGTTCTCTGACTAGCGCTAGCCGCAGGCGTATCTCCTGTAAGGACCTGGGCCATGGGGACTGTGAGGGCTGGCTGTGGAAGAAGAAGGATGCCAAGGGCTACTTCACCCAGAAGTGGAAGAAGTACTGGTTCATCCTCAAGGACTCCTCGCTCTACTGGTACACCAACCAGAATGTAAGCTGCTCTCTGACAAGTACATTACAGCTGTCAAACAATACTTTATTTTCTCTTATCTGCCACAACAGGCTTGCTGTTTACCAACACTATCTGCAGAGTTGTCTTGGTAACTCACACAAACATAGCCATATTCCAGACACAGAACCATTtatgttgcagtgtcatgtattGTACAGTACATTCCAGTATGTCTGATCTCCTTAATGAGGTGTGTCATCTCTACAGACATACTGGAATGTATTGCTTCTCATTTCCCTTACCTCTCCCTTCCTAGGACGAGAAGGCTGAAGGTTTCATCAGCCTACCTGAGTTCCGAATAGATAGAGCAATTGAATGCAGAAGGAAACAGTGAGTGTTTTTGTGATTCATGTTTTTTTGTCTCTCAATCTGTTAGTGAACCTagggatttaaaagaaaacacaAAGTCTAAATGAAACACAAAAACAGATGATGCCGTTGCGTGGCATAATTATTTGATTTGAATAACGAGGGCTTTAAATAGCCGTGGCACAAAGTGGCAGAAGTAATTAATGGGTGTCTATTTCCACCTGAGAAGGGTCgcacagtgtttcttggtagtcttaaacaaatccactttgaaacaaaagtaaacacctcacacacatagttatgggctttaaaaaaagaagacacctgtaccatgttgAAGTGTATTACAATTTGAGTTTACATCCCAATAttaaaccgtttgacatagaaacaccagattttctgtgtttaaaaaaaatatgtttttaattATGTAATTCTGAAAATATTAaaaacattccacccatgaggccacattttttaatttaattaggcaagtcagttaagaacaaattcttatttacaatgacggcctaccccggccaaacgcggacgacgctgggccaattgtgcaccgccctatgggactcccaatcacggccggatgtgatgcagcctggattcgaactagggactgcagtgatgcctcttgcactgagatgcagtgccgggAGCccctaggtcatttgactgcaggaaagggctacaggaatagtatacagtacatctacctggcCATTGTACCATATGGTCTGGATCTCAGGCTAACAGAATGAAGTAATGCAAAATGGAGATGTTTAAGCATCAGATGATCTACAAGACTGTACAGACTAATTAGATGTTGTTTCTGCTCCTGCTGCAGTGCCTTCAAAGCCTGCCATCCCAAAATCAAGAGTTTCTTTTTCGCCACAGACTGTTTGGAGGAGATGAACAGGTAACACTATTTTTTCTAGCATTACTACCTGTACTTTGATGGTAGGGTTAGTTTGTGTGCTTATTTCATAACATGCTCTCTTGATTGTAACAGCATGTACTTCAGCTTACATATTATCTAAGAAAATTCTCAGTTTCAGAGAATTCATAGCTGGAGCTGTGACTTAGTTCTCCTTTCGTTCTCAAACATGAGGAATAAGAAAATATACTTTAGGTGTCTGTAGTGTTGTTCTACTGAgactttatttttgtatttttttctactGAGATAGAGTAAGCTGATAAAGAGCAGTAAGTCTCTTGTTTCAAAGAGCCCTCTGGGTCAGCAGCTACTGCTTTGTTTATCAGAAACAGTTTCATCTTTCCCTTGGGTTGTGACTGATTGACTTGTTATTATCTCTGGCACTTTTCTTTGTAATTATGTTGATCACAAATGCCCTTTATTGATTGAGTTGCATTAGCTAAATAAAGGATTTGAGAGGATTCAGAAAGACTGCATATCATAACATCGATATACTTTCTTCTCTTCAATGCAAACTGTTAATAATGAATATTCTTAAGAAATATAGACTCCAGTGCAACATAACACATCAAACCTCCTACCACACCCAGTATGGTATCAGTTAGTCAGTTAACCATCTCATGTTGTGTATCTGCACCCTGTCCTGTTATCCATTTAGATGGATGAACCGGCTGGGGCTGGCGGCGATTGGCTACACACCTGACGATAAGGTTCCACGCCCTGATGAAGGTAGGACAATCTGACTACATATTTAGTGACATCAAACAACATTGTTGTGATGTGTAAATCAATTGATTTAAGGACATTAAAGTGAAATGTTAGGTAATTGTATTAGATCAATGCCTATTGTACTGTAGTGCAAGACTTAAAGTATTGGTATGGATGAGGTCACCCAAGCTGTTTAGTTTATTGATGTTTAACTTTGATGTTTCAGATTATTGGAGTGAGAGTGACCAGGATGAGATGGATGGTTCTATGACTCTGAAACAAGAAGGCATGTCATCTCGCTGTGACACCTACCACCGCACCCCATCTGTGAGTGCAGGCCACTGGTTCACACTCtggaacacacactcacatgtacACGTTCActgcacgcgcacgcgcacgcgcgcacacacacacacacacacacacacacacacacacacacacacacacacacacacacacacacacacacacacacacacacacacacacacacacaagacatagTGGTTCTATCAATATCATTAAATACCTCTGTCCACTGGCCCCCTTCCAGGTGAACTCCTCCAGTCCGTTCCCTGAGCGCCACTTCTCCAGTGAGTCCACGTACTCCCACTCCTCAGCTGAGGACTCCCGCCCAGACGCCCCTGGGAGCACCCAGTCCTCCGGCTGCCACCCCACCCTCCGCCCCACCCTCCGTGACACCCAACGCCGCTCCTGGCAGGACCTGATTGAGACGCCCCTCACCAGCTCGGGCCTCCACTTTCTGCAGACCGTGCCGGGGGAGGGTGACAGGGGTGACGGGGGCTACGGCAGCGGCCACATGGGAATGGGTCAGCTGCTTATGTCCCCTGAGCGCCGACGCCAGGCCACACTGCCCGCACAGAGGCGCCGACAACCTGACAGAGATGGGCCCTTCCCATTGGTGGACATAGAGGAGCGCGAGCAGCGCCTTCACTGTGCCCACAAGCAGCGCAGCCAGAGCCTGCCCCGGAACAGGGACGTGCAGGGCACCAAGGGAAGCCTGCACTCAGCAGGACcctcagaggagaggagtgaggacgACGAGGTGCCATTCAGAAAGCACAACTCCAAGAAACACCAAGGTAAGGATGCACTCTAGCACTTCCTGCTCTCGCCAGGCTTCTCTTTAGGACTCCTCAGACTTCAAGTTACACATATACCTTGTTATGCcttaattatatatttatttgatGACAAGGTACATTGTAAAGCTTTTATCCAAGTTAAAATGGTTGAATTAGGTTTAGCACAGAGCTTTGAAATCCTGTCCTACTTTCCCCCCTCAGAT includes these proteins:
- the LOC120057508 gene encoding connector enhancer of kinase suppressor of ras 2-like — encoded protein: MALVMEPISKWTPKQVLDWMKGLDDCLQQYIQNFEREKINGEQLLHITHQELEELGVTRIGHQELILEAVDLLCALNYGLETENLRTLSHKLNASAKNLQNFITGRRRGGHYDGRASRRLPNDFLTSVVDLIGAAKNLLAWLDRSPFVSVTEYSLLKNNIVQLCLELTTIVQQDCTVYETENKILHVCKTLSGICDHIISLSSDSLVSQSAHLEVVHLTNIMPSEGLGMYIKSTYDGLHVITGTTENSPADQCKKIHAGDEVIQVNHQTVVGWQLKNLVNALREDPNGVILTLKKRPQNTLTSAPALLKNVRWKPLALQPIPTSPNSESNTPPNSMGTMGMSSTLDSGHDVFILSPVSGLYGHRDEIGIMSCDDINKYSMEKMGMKGSESPSFYLDHDGGKYFTLVEEDCLALGQEYETRGRSTGVRRRDRTPTHGDLRPVSMPTDYNWMAETKEPNMYKRDSDNSLLRYLSDDKILVIQEEPDVSRECKRDTGRRSRKKSHNPSSPSYPISPSMLAPPVRLDSGPPEGLSFSLPESNTVPMYHRAGDTLRADTDRYASFGIERQGGSSMRKSFHYASLRTKTKKRTKGSLTSASRRRISCKDLGHGDCEGWLWKKKDAKGYFTQKWKKYWFILKDSSLYWYTNQNDEKAEGFISLPEFRIDRAIECRRKHAFKACHPKIKSFFFATDCLEEMNRWMNRLGLAAIGYTPDDKVPRPDEDYWSESDQDEMDGSMTLKQEGMSSRCDTYHRTPSVNSSSPFPERHFSSESTYSHSSAEDSRPDAPGSTQSSGCHPTLRPTLRDTQRRSWQDLIETPLTSSGLHFLQTVPGEGDRGDGGYGSGHMGMGQLLMSPERRRQATLPAQRRRQPDRDGPFPLVDIEEREQRLHCAHKQRSQSLPRNRDVQGTKGSLHSAGPSEERSEDDEVPFRKHNSKKHQDSQSKERGHDHEGVDGFQELYRSIERASLSALGEQRPSTKQDFRRSFVKRCNDPVINDKLHRIRALRSTLKAKEGDLAIISQVLDDSGLNSQKFQQWKQQHHELFVDICEFSSVPTEPHPEGSDLSPLSPPLMMHTHSFIETHV